The following are encoded in a window of Cucurbita pepo subsp. pepo cultivar mu-cu-16 chromosome LG12, ASM280686v2, whole genome shotgun sequence genomic DNA:
- the LOC111806687 gene encoding ubiquitin-related modifier 1 homolog 2-like isoform X1 — MQLTLEFGGGLELLCDSVKIHDVSVDPENGAGTLIMKDLLSWVRSNLIKERPEMFMKGDTVRPGVLVLVNDCDWELSGQLDTPLEEKDVVVFISTLHGG; from the exons ATGCAACTCACACTTGAATTTGg TGGGGGATTGGAGTTACTATGTGACTCTGTGAAGATCCACGATGTCAGCGTTGATCCTGAAAATGGAGCGGGAAcg TTAATTATGAAAGATTTGCTCTCTTGGGTCCGAAGTAATCTGATCAAGGAGAGGCCagaaatgtttatgaaaggCGACACTGT AAGACCTGGTGTTCTGGTGCTTGTGAATGATTGTGATTGGGAGCTGAGTGGGCAGCTTGATACACCATTGGAAGAGAAAGACGTGGTGGTGTTCATATCCACCCTGCATGGAGGCTAA
- the LOC111806687 gene encoding ubiquitin-related modifier 1 homolog 2-like isoform X2: MSGGLELLCDSVKIHDVSVDPENGAGTLIMKDLLSWVRSNLIKERPEMFMKGDTVRPGVLVLVNDCDWELSGQLDTPLEEKDVVVFISTLHGG, encoded by the exons ATGAG TGGGGGATTGGAGTTACTATGTGACTCTGTGAAGATCCACGATGTCAGCGTTGATCCTGAAAATGGAGCGGGAAcg TTAATTATGAAAGATTTGCTCTCTTGGGTCCGAAGTAATCTGATCAAGGAGAGGCCagaaatgtttatgaaaggCGACACTGT AAGACCTGGTGTTCTGGTGCTTGTGAATGATTGTGATTGGGAGCTGAGTGGGCAGCTTGATACACCATTGGAAGAGAAAGACGTGGTGGTGTTCATATCCACCCTGCATGGAGGCTAA